From Caminibacter mediatlanticus TB-2, the proteins below share one genomic window:
- a CDS encoding diguanylate cyclase domain-containing protein has protein sequence MGFDTPVKLNDNVYWVGCDNKKLLNQNVYLYKDEDIGVLIDPADTQAECMFDKISEIMPLENIKYVVIQNYEPDTVKVLESIKKLIPNVKIVTHWKISVFLNKFDLDFENYIIDENDWKLKLKNKELNFIFTPFNYFAGSFCTYDAYNKTLFSSDLFSAVKNKFQLYVDKEPLYLYALKTFHQLYLPVEYMKQAIHELPKEIEFVFPRYGSILEGKFIEKVKGELLKIDKSKNIQEMLEDTMSIMYKNLIYLPLEKAMEKLYEHLINTLPTLAFLKVTFNKNRYHFGQMHAKYSFYDENRIANNIFLRIEIGINSLPKEEEITFIEALLSRLFNVLSMLIEKQIKGNLYLKDYNPVFDELTGAYSTSYFHLLDSQIIKPSIRHNYSVSLGLIELNLNKNETIGKLYKECILRECATLLKSTFRGSDIIIRDENKFLIIMPFTKEEDANKKLTQVNKFLNEHSFCGSREIKVETTFKVKEFDKSKSLKENLKEFDFSEVKV, from the coding sequence ATGGGATTTGATACTCCAGTTAAACTAAATGATAATGTGTATTGGGTAGGTTGTGATAATAAAAAACTTCTAAATCAAAATGTTTATTTATATAAAGATGAAGATATAGGTGTGTTAATAGACCCAGCAGATACTCAAGCAGAGTGTATGTTTGATAAGATTAGTGAAATTATGCCATTAGAAAATATTAAATATGTTGTTATTCAAAATTATGAACCTGATACAGTTAAAGTTTTGGAAAGTATTAAAAAACTTATACCAAATGTGAAAATTGTAACACATTGGAAAATTTCTGTATTTTTAAATAAGTTTGATTTAGATTTTGAAAACTATATTATTGATGAAAATGATTGGAAACTAAAATTAAAAAATAAAGAATTAAATTTTATTTTTACTCCTTTTAATTATTTTGCAGGTAGTTTTTGTACATATGATGCATATAATAAAACACTTTTTAGTAGTGATTTATTTAGTGCAGTTAAAAATAAATTTCAATTATATGTTGATAAGGAACCATTATACTTGTATGCATTAAAAACTTTTCATCAATTATACTTACCAGTTGAATATATGAAACAGGCAATACATGAATTGCCAAAAGAAATTGAATTTGTTTTTCCAAGATATGGTTCAATATTAGAAGGTAAATTTATAGAAAAGGTAAAAGGAGAACTTTTAAAAATAGATAAATCAAAAAATATACAAGAGATGTTAGAAGACACAATGTCTATTATGTATAAAAACTTAATATATTTGCCTCTTGAAAAAGCTATGGAAAAACTATATGAGCATTTAATTAATACTTTGCCTACTTTAGCATTTTTAAAAGTTACTTTTAATAAAAATAGATATCATTTTGGTCAAATGCATGCTAAATATTCTTTTTATGATGAAAACAGAATAGCTAATAATATATTCCTTAGAATAGAAATTGGAATAAACTCTTTGCCAAAAGAAGAAGAGATTACATTTATTGAAGCTCTGCTTAGTAGATTATTTAATGTGTTATCTATGTTAATTGAAAAGCAAATAAAAGGCAATTTATATTTGAAAGATTATAATCCAGTATTTGATGAACTAACTGGTGCGTATTCAACAAGCTATTTTCATCTTTTAGATTCACAAATTATAAAGCCTTCAATAAGACATAATTATTCTGTTTCATTAGGATTAATTGAATTAAATTTAAATAAAAACGAAACGATTGGTAAACTTTATAAAGAGTGTATTTTAAGAGAATGTGCTACACTGCTTAAAAGTACTTTTAGAGGTTCAGATATTATTATAAGAGATGAGAATAAATTTTTAATTATTATGCCATTTACAAAAGAAGAAGATGCTAATAAGAAATTAACACAGGTAAATAAGTTTTTAAATGAGCATAGTTTTTGTGGTAGTAGAGAAATAAAAGTAGAGACTACTTTTAAAGTAAAAGAATTTGATAAATCTAAGTCATTAAAAGAAAATTTAAAAGAGTTTGATTTTAGTGAAGTAAAGGTATAA
- the pckA gene encoding phosphoenolpyruvate carboxykinase (ATP), translating to MIKSLEEIGIKAKNIIHNPSYDKIIEDTLKKGEVVVTNSGATAVDTGEFTGRSPKDKYFVKQPPSEQYIAWGEINQPISPEVFKKLEKFTKEELSKYDELYVVDVFVGASKDSRRAIRFITPIAWQAHFVMNMFILPNEEELKNFKPDFTFLVGGAARYPNAKEDNLNSDIFVAFNIEENLAVMSGTLYGGELKKGIFTMMNYWLPLEGKLSMHCSANVGEKGDVALFFGLSGTGKTTLSTDPKRKLIGDDEHGWDDNGVFNFEGGCYAKVINLDKESEPEIYNAIKRGALLENVVIKENGEVDYTDGSKTENTRVSYPIEHIENHECTLQGGHPKNIIFLSADAFGVLPPVSKLTKEQAMYYFLSGYTAKVAGTERGITEPVATFSACFGEPFLPLHPTVYAKLLGEKIDKHQVNVYLVNTGWTGGPYGVGKRMSIKDTRACINAILDGSIENAEFETLPVFNLAIPKELPGVNKEVLNPRNTWEDKEAYDKQLRKLAEMFVENFKRYEDVEEGKKYKQAGPQL from the coding sequence ATGATAAAAAGTTTAGAAGAAATTGGTATAAAGGCCAAAAATATAATACATAATCCAAGCTATGATAAAATTATTGAAGACACTTTAAAAAAAGGTGAAGTTGTAGTAACAAATAGTGGAGCAACAGCTGTTGATACAGGAGAATTTACAGGAAGAAGTCCAAAAGATAAATACTTCGTAAAACAACCACCAAGTGAACAATATATTGCATGGGGAGAAATAAACCAACCAATTTCACCAGAAGTTTTCAAAAAACTTGAAAAATTTACAAAAGAAGAACTATCAAAATATGATGAGTTATATGTTGTTGATGTTTTTGTTGGGGCAAGTAAAGATAGTAGAAGAGCTATTAGATTTATAACTCCAATTGCTTGGCAAGCACATTTTGTTATGAATATGTTTATTTTGCCAAATGAAGAGGAGCTTAAAAACTTTAAACCAGATTTTACTTTCTTAGTAGGTGGGGCTGCAAGGTATCCTAATGCAAAAGAAGATAATTTAAATAGTGATATATTTGTTGCATTTAATATAGAAGAAAACCTTGCAGTAATGAGTGGTACTTTATATGGTGGTGAGCTAAAAAAAGGTATTTTTACAATGATGAATTATTGGCTACCACTTGAAGGCAAATTATCAATGCATTGTTCGGCTAATGTTGGAGAAAAAGGAGATGTTGCTCTATTTTTTGGACTTAGTGGAACAGGAAAAACAACCCTTTCAACTGACCCAAAAAGAAAACTTATAGGTGATGATGAACATGGTTGGGATGATAATGGAGTATTTAATTTTGAGGGTGGATGCTATGCAAAAGTTATTAATCTTGATAAAGAGAGTGAACCTGAAATTTATAATGCAATAAAAAGAGGTGCTTTACTTGAAAATGTTGTTATTAAAGAAAATGGTGAAGTAGATTACACAGATGGAAGCAAAACAGAAAATACAAGAGTTAGCTATCCAATTGAACATATCGAAAATCATGAATGTACTCTTCAAGGTGGGCATCCTAAAAATATTATCTTTTTAAGTGCAGATGCTTTTGGGGTATTACCACCTGTTTCTAAACTTACAAAAGAGCAAGCAATGTATTATTTTCTAAGTGGATATACAGCAAAAGTTGCAGGGACTGAGAGAGGAATTACTGAGCCAGTTGCAACATTTAGTGCATGTTTTGGTGAACCATTCTTACCTCTCCATCCAACAGTATATGCAAAACTACTTGGTGAAAAAATTGATAAACATCAAGTTAATGTATATCTTGTAAATACTGGATGGACAGGTGGTCCTTATGGAGTTGGAAAAAGAATGAGTATTAAAGATACAAGAGCATGTATTAATGCAATTCTTGATGGAAGTATTGAAAATGCAGAATTTGAAACTTTACCTGTATTTAACCTTGCTATTCCAAAAGAATTACCAGGTGTAAATAAAGAAGTTTTAAATCCAAGAAATACTTGGGAAGATAAAGAAGCATATGATAAACAACTTAGAAAACTTGCTGAAATGTTTGTTGAAAACTTCAAAAGATATGAAGATGTAGAAGAAGGGAAAAAATATAAACAAGCTGGTCCTCAGCTTTAA
- a CDS encoding thiazole synthase: MADILKIGKYEFTSRLIVGSGKYPDFKITRDATLASGAEMITVAVRRVNILDPNEENLMDYFKDTDVKILPNSAGCTTAEEAITLFRLVREATGIDIIKLEVIGDTKKTLYPDVIETLKACEVLAKEDFTVMAYTNDDPIMAKRLEDAGAAAVMPLAAPIGSGLGIQNRYNVVFVKDAVNVPVIVDAGIGTASDASVAMELGADGVLTNTAIAQAKNPIAMAEAMKYAVIAGRMAYKAGRIPKKPYATASSPLEGLIEF; this comes from the coding sequence ATGGCTGATATATTAAAAATTGGCAAATATGAATTTACAAGTAGACTTATTGTAGGAAGTGGAAAATATCCAGATTTTAAAATTACTCGTGATGCAACACTTGCAAGTGGGGCTGAAATGATTACTGTTGCTGTAAGAAGAGTAAATATACTTGACCCTAATGAAGAAAATTTAATGGATTATTTTAAAGATACTGATGTAAAAATCCTGCCAAATTCAGCAGGATGTACAACAGCAGAAGAAGCTATTACTCTATTTAGATTAGTAAGAGAAGCAACAGGAATTGATATTATTAAACTTGAAGTAATTGGAGATACTAAAAAAACTCTTTATCCAGATGTAATAGAAACTCTAAAAGCTTGTGAAGTTTTAGCAAAAGAAGATTTTACTGTAATGGCATATACTAATGATGACCCAATTATGGCAAAAAGACTGGAAGATGCAGGAGCAGCTGCTGTTATGCCTCTTGCAGCACCAATTGGAAGTGGGCTTGGTATTCAAAATAGATATAATGTAGTTTTTGTAAAAGATGCAGTAAATGTGCCTGTAATAGTTGATGCAGGTATTGGGACTGCAAGTGATGCAAGTGTGGCTATGGAGCTTGGAGCGGATGGAGTTTTAACTAATACTGCCATTGCACAAGCAAAAAATCCAATTGCAATGGCTGAGGCTATGAAATATGCAGTAATAGCTGGAAGAATGGCATATAAAGCAGGAAGAATTCCTAAAAAACCATATGCAACTGCTTCATCTCCACTTGAAGGATTAATAGAATTTTAA
- a CDS encoding GGDEF domain-containing protein has translation MKTTIYNSILTSVRYKTILLSLIISITFSILFFMLRVFHIIPTTPKETIIVFILILVLITNYYALKKINNFYIIQFIFYTLYSLLFFFLTYVEKNIITIHWYYCLISIISFTLYQKLTLILNTFILILILILIYFLDIKLYLYDKLILTISFLSFYLISFIISYYLEKFSFETSLKNELLEKLSFFDYLTEAYNRRAFFKFANILINDAKRENKNLALLMMDIDYFKKINDTYGHEVGDIVLKEFVSLIKKNIRKNDLFARIGGEEFVLLIKINNEYQPYSIANKILKLIETSQIIYKNYKIKFTISIGGYIFNPNTDSLESALAKADKALYKAKERRNTIVIFNSN, from the coding sequence ATGAAAACGACAATATATAATTCTATATTAACATCAGTTAGATATAAAACTATTTTGTTAAGTCTTATTATAAGCATAACTTTCTCAATACTATTTTTTATGTTGAGAGTCTTTCATATAATACCTACTACACCAAAAGAAACAATCATAGTATTTATTTTAATATTGGTACTAATAACTAATTATTATGCACTCAAAAAAATAAACAATTTCTACATAATACAATTTATTTTCTATACTTTGTACTCTTTATTATTTTTCTTTTTAACATATGTCGAAAAAAATATTATAACCATACATTGGTATTATTGTTTAATCTCCATTATCTCTTTTACTTTGTATCAAAAACTCACCCTTATACTAAATACTTTTATTTTAATATTAATTCTTATACTTATTTATTTTTTAGATATTAAGCTTTATTTATATGATAAGTTAATTTTAACTATTTCTTTTTTATCTTTTTATTTAATAAGCTTTATAATTAGTTATTATTTAGAAAAATTTTCATTTGAAACTTCTTTAAAAAATGAATTACTTGAAAAATTAAGTTTTTTTGACTATCTAACAGAAGCTTATAATAGAAGAGCATTTTTTAAATTTGCTAATATTTTAATAAATGATGCAAAAAGAGAAAATAAAAATTTAGCATTATTAATGATGGATATCGATTATTTCAAAAAAATAAATGATACATATGGCCATGAAGTAGGAGATATAGTATTAAAAGAGTTTGTTTCATTAATTAAAAAAAATATAAGAAAAAATGATTTGTTTGCAAGAATTGGAGGAGAAGAATTTGTTTTATTAATAAAAATAAATAATGAGTATCAACCATATTCTATTGCTAATAAAATTTTAAAATTAATTGAAACCTCACAAATAATTTACAAAAACTATAAAATAAAATTCACAATAAGTATTGGGGGATACATATTCAATCCTAACACTGATTCTTTAGAATCTGCATTAGCCAAAGCAGATAAAGCTTTATATAAAGCAAAAGAAAGAAGAAATACTATTGTAATATTTAACAGTAATTAA
- a CDS encoding branched-chain amino acid ABC transporter permease → MDLSFILQQVVNGFSLGSMYALIAIGYTLVYGVLRLINFAHGDIMMVGAFLAFIFMGLLTGWQFNNITISIFITAVGLSIVLTSFVGVLTYLIAYKPLLDKGAPKISLLITAIGISFFLESLFNVIANQYLGGNYQSFYFPKFFSQILHIGGITVPILTLIVPIMTLLLLGVVLFILYKTKVGIAIRALAFDIHTVKLMGADSNKIIAFVFILGSALAAIGGVSYAMAYPSIDPYMGVLVGLKAFAAAVVGGIGSVTGAVIGGFILGFVEVAIPGFLPELGGWKDAFAFILLIFVLLFKPTGIMGIDFERQRF, encoded by the coding sequence ATGGATTTAAGTTTTATTTTACAACAAGTAGTAAATGGATTTTCTCTTGGTAGTATGTATGCTTTAATAGCTATTGGGTATACATTAGTTTATGGTGTACTTAGACTTATTAACTTTGCACATGGTGATATTATGATGGTTGGTGCGTTTTTAGCTTTTATTTTTATGGGATTACTTACTGGATGGCAATTTAATAATATAACAATCTCAATTTTCATTACTGCTGTTGGGTTGTCAATTGTTTTAACATCATTTGTTGGAGTATTAACTTATTTAATTGCATATAAACCATTACTTGATAAAGGCGCTCCTAAAATTTCTTTATTAATTACAGCTATTGGTATATCATTTTTTTTAGAATCTCTTTTTAATGTTATTGCAAATCAATATCTTGGCGGGAATTATCAATCGTTTTATTTTCCAAAGTTTTTTTCACAAATACTTCATATAGGTGGAATTACTGTTCCTATATTAACTTTAATTGTACCTATAATGACTCTATTGTTATTAGGGGTAGTATTATTTATTCTTTATAAAACAAAAGTAGGAATTGCAATTAGAGCTCTTGCTTTTGATATTCATACAGTGAAATTAATGGGAGCTGATTCTAATAAAATTATTGCATTTGTATTTATTTTAGGTTCTGCCCTTGCAGCAATTGGTGGAGTTTCATATGCAATGGCTTATCCAAGTATTGACCCATATATGGGAGTATTAGTGGGACTTAAAGCATTTGCAGCTGCAGTTGTTGGTGGAATTGGGAGTGTAACAGGTGCTGTTATAGGAGGATTTATTTTAGGATTTGTTGAAGTTGCAATCCCTGGGTTTTTGCCAGAGCTTGGAGGATGGAAAGATGCATTTGCTTTTATTTTATTAATTTTTGTATTACTTTTTAAACCAACAGGAATTATGGGTATAGACTTTGAAAGACAAAGGTTTTAA
- a CDS encoding branched-chain amino acid ABC transporter permease: MNVIKQKIKTLTPKEYFSLIAIVTALFLAFLYFSPKIFSDYTLTVLGNIYIFIILAISYNLINGVTGQFSLEPNGFVAIGAYVTAILMLSPELKSEIYMLTNPLPFIKEAYIPIPFLALIISGVVGSLVALTLAFPVFRVRGDYLAIVTLGFGFIIRIFLINTPSVSNGSMGLDSIPGFASYFLIGVVALISIILVYNIVYSRYGRAMKSVRDDEDAALAMGINTFKIKTMAFMTSAFFEGVGGGLLASSIGSISPDQFTFMLTFQLLIIIVLGGLGSMSGAIFATFLFIGGMEILRPLDDASWQLGPIHGIPGLRMVVFSLILLLLMLFARRGIFGDKEIWDIIKIRRNNG, from the coding sequence ATGAATGTTATTAAGCAAAAAATAAAAACATTAACTCCAAAAGAATATTTTAGTTTAATTGCAATAGTTACAGCTCTGTTTTTAGCATTTTTATATTTTTCGCCAAAAATTTTTAGTGATTATACACTAACAGTACTTGGAAATATTTATATTTTTATAATTCTTGCTATAAGTTATAACTTAATTAATGGTGTAACAGGGCAGTTCTCTCTTGAACCAAATGGATTTGTTGCAATTGGAGCTTATGTCACAGCAATTTTAATGCTCTCACCTGAACTTAAATCAGAAATATATATGTTAACTAATCCTTTACCTTTTATAAAAGAAGCATATATTCCTATCCCATTTTTAGCTCTAATAATTAGTGGTGTAGTTGGCTCTTTAGTGGCACTAACTCTTGCTTTTCCCGTGTTTAGAGTAAGAGGAGACTATCTTGCAATTGTAACACTTGGATTTGGTTTTATTATTAGGATATTTTTAATAAATACTCCATCAGTATCAAATGGCTCAATGGGTCTTGATTCCATTCCTGGTTTTGCGAGTTATTTTTTAATAGGAGTTGTTGCTTTAATAAGTATTATTTTAGTTTATAATATTGTATATTCAAGATATGGAAGAGCAATGAAATCAGTAAGAGATGATGAAGATGCGGCTCTTGCTATGGGTATTAATACATTTAAAATTAAAACAATGGCATTTATGACAAGTGCATTTTTTGAAGGAGTTGGGGGAGGGCTTTTAGCAAGTTCTATTGGCTCTATTTCTCCTGACCAATTTACATTTATGTTGACATTTCAGTTATTAATAATTATAGTATTAGGTGGTCTTGGAAGTATGAGTGGGGCAATTTTTGCAACATTTTTATTCATAGGAGGTATGGAAATTTTAAGACCTCTTGATGATGCTTCTTGGCAACTTGGTCCAATTCATGGAATTCCAGGACTTAGAATGGTAGTATTTAGTTTAATTTTACTTTTATTAATGTTATTTGCAAGAAGAGGAATATTTGGCGATAAAGAAATATGGGATATTATAAAAATAAGGAGAAATAATGGCTGA
- a CDS encoding alpha/beta hydrolase has protein sequence MNRILKLLFFLSFFYFLVVLYFYFTQNDKIFQKKYSKNYISKNNIKILTFKTSDGILLEGGYVENKKDAKVVLYFGGNSNNVLEFLENIATQIKDFNFIAFNYPGYGNSQGLPSEEKILKYSIEIFDKYKPQIIIGRSLGTAVASYAASKRDIEKLILITPFDSIENIAKSKYPFLPVKYILKHKFKEIDWIKKVKTHVYVILSEIENIVPKKSVKNILSNIPNLKNFYIIKNSTHGNILQNEDFVNILEKILKH, from the coding sequence ATTAATAGAATTTTAAAATTATTATTTTTTCTTTCTTTTTTTTATTTTTTAGTTGTTTTATATTTTTATTTTACTCAAAATGATAAAATTTTTCAGAAAAAATATTCAAAAAACTATATATCTAAAAATAATATAAAAATACTTACTTTTAAAACAAGTGATGGAATTTTACTTGAAGGGGGATATGTAGAAAATAAAAAAGATGCAAAGGTAGTATTATATTTTGGAGGAAATTCTAATAATGTACTTGAATTTTTGGAAAATATTGCTACACAAATTAAAGATTTTAATTTTATTGCTTTTAATTATCCGGGTTACGGAAATAGTCAAGGATTACCAAGCGAAGAGAAAATTTTGAAATATTCTATTGAGATATTTGATAAATATAAGCCGCAAATTATTATTGGCAGAAGTTTAGGTACTGCTGTTGCAAGTTATGCAGCATCAAAAAGAGATATCGAAAAATTAATTCTAATAACACCTTTTGATAGTATAGAAAATATTGCAAAATCAAAATATCCATTTTTACCTGTGAAATATATTTTAAAACATAAATTTAAAGAGATTGACTGGATAAAAAAAGTAAAAACTCATGTTTATGTTATTTTATCAGAAATTGAAAATATTGTTCCAAAAAAATCAGTAAAAAATATACTCTCTAATATTCCTAATTTAAAAAATTTCTATATAATTAAAAATTCAACTCATGGAAATATTTTACAAAATGAAGACTTTGTAAATATTTTAGAAAAAATTTTAAAACATTAA
- a CDS encoding bifunctional metallophosphatase/5'-nucleotidase, whose amino-acid sequence MFSKKIYFTLPLLGLFLGCGSSNTSNTTITGAAIDDYLINSKVEIYNTNGNKISECKTGEYGIFNCKVKTNQKLIVIIKKGILDLDGNSSTTNDQSNFPGCLVGIVYPNQNVVISPLSTKLIAEYLNIPLNVKREGNNTIAYLTENQIKINEIAKNSDEIYNKESNLPVFIMNSTNKQEIKKHSKIVKKFMKDIEKISFKNSYRLRILHINDTHSHLEPTRIKIQINGEKTYVFAGGYAKIAKFVKNIKAKDKNSIFLHAGDAVQGTLYFSEFNGSADTQTLNQMNIDDMVLGNHEFDKGKEFLVKNLLDKFKFPIVDANVIMDNSDPDKKEFDKKVNPYKIFTIHGQKIAIVGETVDASSISQPGPTIIFLDYVTTAQNTINTLENKNINKIIFLTHIGYDMDKFLANEVNNIDVIVGGHSHTLLGDFTNLGLKSTGDYPTIITNGDNKTLILTAWKWGEVVGDINILFNNEGKIFDYTGTPVMLVDDKFLRKNNDGKKVEVNETIKKEIENYISMQENIKIEQYDTKVEKIINKYKPLIEELMNKVIGEANATLTHVRLPGDTDENGNILPHGSMIAPHVALAMYEKAQKNGGADFSLQNAGGVRITIPEGNITIGEVKTLLPFGNTLVLVKMDGKKIKDMIENAIERAYIKKTNTGAFPYLGNAKFTFDASKPLGERIVEFKIKENGNWIDLDLNKTYTIATNNYIANGGDNYIELKNATNKYDTGFIDSDTFIEYVKNHKVLSPLPEKDLPVSVINN is encoded by the coding sequence ATGTTTTCAAAAAAAATATATTTTACACTACCATTATTAGGTCTTTTTTTAGGTTGTGGTTCTTCAAATACTTCTAATACCACTATTACAGGCGCTGCAATTGATGATTATTTAATAAATTCAAAAGTTGAAATATACAACACAAATGGTAATAAAATATCAGAGTGTAAAACTGGTGAGTATGGAATATTTAATTGCAAAGTTAAAACTAATCAAAAATTGATAGTAATCATTAAAAAAGGTATACTTGACTTAGATGGAAATTCTTCAACTACTAATGACCAATCTAATTTTCCAGGATGTTTAGTTGGTATTGTATATCCAAATCAAAATGTGGTTATTTCTCCACTTTCTACAAAACTCATAGCTGAATATTTAAATATTCCTTTAAATGTAAAAAGAGAAGGTAATAATACTATCGCTTATTTAACTGAAAATCAAATTAAAATTAATGAAATTGCTAAAAATAGCGATGAGATATATAACAAAGAATCAAACCTTCCTGTATTTATTATGAATTCAACCAACAAGCAAGAAATCAAAAAACACTCTAAAATAGTTAAAAAATTTATGAAAGATATAGAAAAAATTAGTTTTAAAAATAGTTATAGGTTAAGAATTTTACATATTAATGATACACATTCTCATTTAGAACCAACAAGAATTAAAATACAAATTAATGGAGAAAAAACTTATGTTTTTGCTGGGGGTTATGCAAAAATAGCAAAGTTTGTTAAAAATATTAAAGCAAAAGATAAAAATAGTATTTTTTTACACGCAGGTGATGCAGTCCAAGGTACACTCTATTTTAGTGAATTCAATGGGAGCGCTGATACACAAACTTTAAATCAAATGAATATTGATGATATGGTGCTTGGAAATCATGAATTTGATAAAGGAAAAGAATTTTTAGTAAAAAATTTATTAGATAAATTTAAGTTTCCAATTGTAGATGCCAATGTAATTATGGATAATTCAGACCCAGATAAAAAAGAGTTTGATAAAAAAGTTAATCCATATAAAATATTTACAATACATGGACAAAAAATTGCAATTGTAGGGGAAACAGTGGATGCATCTTCAATTTCTCAACCAGGACCTACAATAATATTTTTAGATTATGTTACTACTGCTCAAAATACTATCAATACATTAGAAAATAAAAATATTAATAAAATAATTTTTCTAACTCACATAGGCTACGATATGGATAAATTTTTAGCAAACGAAGTGAATAACATTGATGTAATTGTTGGAGGTCATTCTCATACATTACTTGGAGATTTTACTAATTTAGGTTTAAAAAGTACAGGAGATTATCCAACTATTATAACTAATGGAGACAATAAAACATTAATTCTCACTGCTTGGAAATGGGGTGAGGTTGTTGGAGATATAAATATTCTTTTTAATAATGAAGGAAAAATTTTTGATTATACTGGAACTCCTGTTATGCTTGTAGATGATAAGTTTTTAAGAAAAAATAATGATGGAAAAAAAGTAGAAGTAAATGAAACTATCAAAAAAGAGATAGAAAATTACATATCTATGCAAGAAAATATAAAAATTGAACAATATGATACAAAAGTAGAAAAAATTATAAACAAATATAAGCCGTTAATTGAAGAACTTATGAATAAAGTGATTGGAGAAGCAAATGCAACATTAACACATGTTAGACTACCTGGTGATACAGATGAAAACGGAAATATATTACCGCATGGCTCAATGATTGCACCACATGTTGCTCTTGCAATGTATGAAAAGGCTCAAAAAAATGGGGGTGCAGATTTTTCTCTGCAAAATGCTGGTGGAGTTAGAATCACTATCCCAGAAGGAAATATAACTATTGGAGAAGTAAAAACACTGTTACCATTTGGAAACACATTAGTATTAGTAAAAATGGATGGTAAAAAGATTAAAGATATGATTGAAAATGCAATTGAAAGAGCTTATATCAAAAAAACAAATACTGGTGCTTTTCCTTATCTTGGAAATGCAAAATTTACTTTTGATGCATCTAAACCATTAGGAGAGAGGATAGTAGAATTTAAAATTAAAGAAAATGGTAATTGGATAGATTTAGATTTAAATAAAACTTATACAATTGCTACAAATAATTATATTGCCAATGGAGGTGATAATTATATAGAATTAAAAAATGCAACTAACAAATATGATACAGGATTTATTGATAGCGATACATTTATTGAATATGTGAAAAATCATAAAGTTTTATCTCCTCTTCCAGAAAAAGACCTACCAGTTAGCGTAATAAACAATTAA